The Blastopirellula marina genomic sequence TGCAAATTCAAGAACGTCCCACGCTGGTCGGTGCTCGCAAGATTCAGATACGATTCGACACGTGTTGGTTCGAAGCGAAAGATCTCGCTCGTTCGCACCAAAGGGTTCGTCTTGTTTGCTGGGGACTGCCGCGCGACAAAGGCCAGCACGTTGGGCTGCCCGGCGTAGTGATATGCCTCGAGGTTGGCCTTGCTGAACAACTCTTCCACCGCTTCCCAAAAGGGAACGTCTTTCCAGTCGACGCTGACCTTGGTGGTGTCGGCCCGCTGACCAAAGTTCTGGCGATAGTCGACCAGCTTGTTCTCGGTCTGCTCTTGAATGGCCCCCAAGATATCGGCCAGAGGTTTATCCTGCACCGAAAGCGTGATGTGCGATGCCTTGGCAGCGCTGTCGGCACGGGCCTTTTCCAGAATGGTACGAATCCGCTGCAGCCGCGCTTTTGTCTCGGCCGAAGTGTTGGGTTTGACCTGCGGCAGATACTCGATGGCCGGATGCCCGAGCTCGATAATTTCTCGCTCAGCGCGCTGGCGATCTTCAAGCGTGTCAGAATCTAAACGTCGTGCCCAAGCTTTCACTTGGTCCGACAATGTAGGCTCTGCATCTTGTGCGTAGAGAGGTACCGCGAGCGCAAGCACGAGGCCCACCCACATAATGGTTCGAAGCGCGTCCATGAATAGGGTTAGGAATTTCTTCCAGAAAAGGTCTGTTTGAGATGAGGTGAGCACTCATTCTAGGGATTGTGGCGACAACTTTCCAGCGAAATCTTAGAAAGCTACCCCCTCTTTTGCAGGGGTTTCGTCTCGCACGTAACCTACGCTTGTAGGGTATTTACAATTCCCCTGTTTATCAATACCGGGTTCGGACATGAAGCTCCCACGACTTGCCCTGCTGAGCATATTGTCGATTTGGCTAACGACCTGCCAGCTGCTGACGGCGGAAATCGTCGGCCAGCAGGCGACTTACCCCGTGATGATCCAGCTTGATCTGCAGGACGAAACGATCCAGGCCACGCCGGTGCTTGCCACACAGCAGCGGGTCATCATGCTTGGCCGCGATGGTCGGATGTGGGACTTCGCACCGCAGAATGCCTCCAACTTCACGCAGCTAGCAACCCCGTTTCGTCCGCTGCGGCAGAATGAAATGCGGGGAGATCTGCTGGCAGAATTCGGCAACGGCTACGATGTCACCGGAACCGGCAACTACCTGGTGGTGCATCCGGCCGGCCAGAAAGACGCGTGGGCCAATCAGTTTGAATCGCTCTTTCGATCGTTCCAGCAATACTTCGCTGCCCGCGGCATCCATTTGCAGCGAAACGAGTTCCCCCTGGTCGCCGTCGTCTTCCCTGACTTTAAGTCGTACCAAAAATACGCTGCCCAGGACGGCATGCGGGTTTCGCCTGGCGTGGTTGGTTATTACTCGGGCGAAACCAATCGCGTGGCCTTGTACGACATCACCCACGGCCATCACGACAATCCACTATGGGCCGAGAACATGGCCACCATCATTCACGAGGCAACCCATCAAACGGCATTCAACACCGGCGTGCACAGCCGCTATGCCCAGCAGCCCAAGTGGCTGGTTGAAGGACTGGCAACGATGTTCGAAGCACCCGGCGTGTGGGACTCGCGCAACAACCCGAACTTCCGAGACCGCGTCAACAAAACGCGCATGCTCGAGTTCCTCGAATACACCAAGACGCAGCGCGCCGCCGATTCGCTGGCCAGGTTCGTAGCGACCGACGATGCCTACTATAAGCGGCCATCAACTGCATACGGCGAAGGGTGGGCAATGGTCTTCTACTTAATCGAAACGCGGCCCCGCGAATTCGCCGCCTACGTTCGCACCGTCGCGGCCCGTTCGGCCGAAGATGTCTACACGGCGGAAGATCGCGTGCGCGACTTCCAAGATGCGTTCGGCAGCGACCTCGCCCAGATGGAAGCGTACTTCCTACGTTACATTAGTGACTTGCCGAACAAGATGTAAGCCAT encodes the following:
- a CDS encoding DUF1570 domain-containing protein codes for the protein MKLPRLALLSILSIWLTTCQLLTAEIVGQQATYPVMIQLDLQDETIQATPVLATQQRVIMLGRDGRMWDFAPQNASNFTQLATPFRPLRQNEMRGDLLAEFGNGYDVTGTGNYLVVHPAGQKDAWANQFESLFRSFQQYFAARGIHLQRNEFPLVAVVFPDFKSYQKYAAQDGMRVSPGVVGYYSGETNRVALYDITHGHHDNPLWAENMATIIHEATHQTAFNTGVHSRYAQQPKWLVEGLATMFEAPGVWDSRNNPNFRDRVNKTRMLEFLEYTKTQRAADSLARFVATDDAYYKRPSTAYGEGWAMVFYLIETRPREFAAYVRTVAARSAEDVYTAEDRVRDFQDAFGSDLAQMEAYFLRYISDLPNKM